In the Streptomyces coeruleoprunus genome, GCAGTAGGGCGCGAAGCACCCTGGGGGCCCCATCGCCCTGTGACACAGGTCACGTCCGCTTCCTGTCAGGAATCCGCGCGCCATCCCGCTCACTCACCGGGAGCAAGCGAACCGACAGGAGGCACAGATGAAGCACCGCATCGTCGTCCTCGGCGCCGGCTATGCCGGGGCCTACGTGGCCGGGACCCTGGCCCGCCGGCTGTCCCCGGCGGACACCGAGGTCACCGTGGTCAACGCCGAGCCGGACTTCGTCCAGCGGCTGCGGCTGCACCAGCTCGCGGCCGGCCAGGAGATCGAGACGCGCAGGCTCGCCGACGTCTTCGCGGGCACGGGGATACGGCTGCGCCTGGCCCGTGTCACCGCCGTCGACCCCGAGCGCCAGGTCGTCGCCGTGGCCGACGCCGACGGCGGCGGCGAACTCGGCTACGACACGCTCCTCTACGCGCTCGGCAGCCGCGTCGCCGACCACGGCGTCCCCGGCGTGACCGAGCACGCCTTCGACGTCACCGGCCGGGCCTCGGCGCTGCGCCTGCGCGAGCGCCTGGACGGCCTGGACAGGCGCGGCGAAGTGCTGGTCGTCGGCGACGGGCTGACCGGCATCGAGACCGCGACCGAGATCGCCGAGTCCCGGCCCGACCTGTCGGTGACGCTGGTCGCCCGCGGCGAGCTGGGTGCCCCGCTCTCCGCCGGAGCCCGCGACCACCTGCGCCGGGCCTGCGACCGGCTGGGCATCACCGTCCTGGAGCACGCCACCGTCGAAGCGGTCGAAGCGACGCGGGTGCTGTGCGCCGACGGCACCGCCCTGGCGTCCGACGCGACCGTGTGGGCGGCCGGGTTCGCGGCCGGCCCGATCGCCGCCGCCGGCGGGCTGGAGGTCACCGAGGACGGCCGGATCGTCGTCGATCGCACCATGCGGTCGGTCTCGCACCCGAGCGTCTACGCCGCCGGCGACAGCGCCTACGCCATCGGCGACAACGGCCGGCCGCTGCCGATGTCCTGCGCTTCGGCCGGCTACACCGGCCGGCAGGCCACGGAAGCGATCGTGGGACGCCTGACCGGCCGCGAGATCGCGAACGTCAAGCTGGACTACGCGGGCAACCACATCAGCCTCGGGCGGCGGGACGGGATCCTGCAGATGGTCGACGGCGAGGCGCAGGCGAAGCCGACGTATGTGGGCGGCCGGAAGGCCGCGCGGATCAAGTCGGGCATCCTCAAGATCTCGCTGTGGGCCACCTCGCACCCGACCTTCGGCATGCCCAAGCGCAAGCACCGCCTGGCCGCCGCGGATACGGCCGCCGAGAAGCGCGTGGCCGCCTAGGGTGATCCGCATGGACAGCACCGCCACTGATCGCTTCGACACCGGTCGGTTCGAGGCCAGCCGGAACCGGCTGGCCTCACTGGCGTACCGGCTGCTGGGCTCCGCCACCGATGCCGAGGACGCCGTGCAGGATGCCTTCCTGCACTGGCAGGCCGCCGACCGGCAGCGGATCAAGGTGCCGGAAGCATGGCTGACCAAGGTCGTCACCAACCTGTGCCTCGACCGGCTCCGCTCGGCGCAAGCCCGCCGCGAACGCGTCGCCGGCGCCTGGCTGCCCGAACCGCTCCTCGACGGCGACCCGATGCTCGGCCCGGCCGCCACCTTCGAGCAGCGCGAATCGGTCTCCCTGGCCGTGCTGACTCTCATGGAGCGCCTGTCACCCGTCGAGCGGGCCGTCTACGTCCTGCGCGAAGCGTTCTCCTACGGCCACGCCGAGATCGCCGAGATCCTCGACATGACCGAGTCCGCGAGCCAGCAGCACCTCCACCGGGCGCGGCGCCGCGTCACCGCCACGGGCCGCCGCGGCGGCGAGGTCGACCCGGCATCCGCCCGCAGGATCGTCGAGGAGTTCCTCGCCGCTGCCTCATCGGGCCGCACCGAACGGCTGGTGGCGCTGCTCACCGACGACGCGATCGCGATCTCCGACGGCGCCGGCCTGGCCGAGAAGCTGCTGCGGTTCGACACTCCGCAGCGCATCGCCGCCATCGCACGGGCCGGCTTCAAACCCACACCCGCGAAGCGGCGACTGGCCGGCGGCACGCCCGCCGTCCACTACGCGCTCGTCAACGGCGCCCCCGCCATCCTGTTCGTGGTCGACGGCCAGGTCGTCGGCGCCGTGACGTTCGACGTCACCGACGGCAGGATCGCGACCGTGCGCGGCATCGCCGCCCCCGCCCGCCTCGTCCGCCTCACCGAGGCCTGGCGGCGGCACGAACCGGACGCGCCGCTCATCGCCCAGTGGTGACCCGACGCCGACCGCGGTACATCCGGGAACATGAAGCATGCTCCCGGATGACTGGCAACTCACCGAGGACGTCGACGACTTCCTCGCCCGAGCCGGAGACTTCCTGCGCTCCCGCCCGGCCCTGCACAACACCCCGCTGACGGACATCGAGAAACTGCGCACACGAGAGGCGGACACCCAAGGCGCGCACACCACCGTCTTCGGCCGACTGGAGTCGAAGGGGGAGGTCCGCGCCGTCTTCTACCGCACTCCGCGCGGCCGCCTGGGCCTCACCCCCCTCTCCGCCGAGCAGGCCGGCACCCTCGCCGCTCACCTGGCCGGCCTCGGCCACTTCCCCTCCGACGTCATCGCGGACCACGACACGGCCACCGCCTTCGCCGAGACATGGCAGCGGCACACGGGCGCGGCGCCGGTGCCCTTCTGGCGGACGCATCTCTACCGTCTCGGCACGCTCACCCCACCGCGGCCCCGCCCCGAAGGCCGGGGCCGTGTCGCGGGCCCGGAGGATCACGCGCGCGTCGTGCGCTGGTGTCGTGAGTTCTGCGTCGATGTCGGAGAGAACGTCACCATCGACGCCATCGACGCCGGCTCCTGGTCCGACACACGTTTCGCGGACAAGCACTTCACCTTCTGGGAGACCCCGGACGGCACTCCCGTCTCCCTGGCGGGCTCGACGTCGATGGTCGGCGGCATGGTCCGGGTGGACCCCGTCCACACCCCGGCCCGCCTCCGGGGACGCGGCTACGCGGGCGCCGTGACGGTCGAGGTGAGCAGGGCCGCGCTGACCGCGGGCGCGACGGACGTCGTCCTGTTCGCGGACCCGGCCAACCCCACCAGCAACGCCCTCTACCAGCGCATCGGATACGTCCACGTAGCCGACTTCACCGGGTACAGGTTCTCCTACGACTGAGCGCCCGGGCGGTGGGGCGGGCCCGGCTTGGGGCCGGGGGCGTACGGGACCACGTCCGACGACGGGTCGTCGGAGGGGGACACGCGGACGGGGCCGCGGGCGAAGGTGAAGGCGTACTCGACCGCCCGGTCGAGGGTCAGCGTCGGCACGGGTGCGTCGTCGCCCCGCGGCGTCTCCGGGGCGATCCGGTAGCCCGTGCGGACGACCTCGTCGTCAGGGCCGCTGTGGTCCACGGACGCGAAGCCGTCCGAGCCCCGGCCCCACTGGCCGTGCACCTGCCAGGTGTAGCGCAGCTCCAGACGGCCGGGGGCCGGGCAGTGCCAGCGGAAGCGGCCGATGACCAGTTCGGTGGTGATGCTCTCGAAGCGGCTCCACCCCCGGCCGTCCGCCAGGAACACGATCTCGCTGGTCTCCATCGCGCCCAGGTCGTAGGGCGCGCTGTCCCACAGGCCGATGAGCTGTCTGTCGAGAAACGTCACAAGGACATTCTGGTGGGTACGGTCGCCTCATGAGGTACGCGTTTTCGACGCTGGGCGTCCCCGGAATGGCCGTCCCCGATGTCGTCCGGCTCGCCGCCGACTGCGGGTACGACGGTGTGGAGCTGCGAGCCCACCCCGAGGAGCCGGTGCACCCGGGGCTCGTCGCGCACGAACGCCGCGCGGTGGTCGCGGAGTTCGCGCGGGCCGGGGTGGAGATCCTGACCGTCGCGGGCTACGCGCGCGTGGCGGAGGCCGGTGACGACGAGCCCGTGTACGAGGAGCTGCACCAGCTCCTCTACCTGGCCGCCGACCTGGGCGCCCCCCACGTGCGGGTCTTCCCCGGCGGGCGGCCCGGGGAGCAGGCGGACGCCACCGCGGCCCGGCGACTGGGCGTCGCCGCGGAGGTCGCGGCCGACCTGGGAGTACGGATCCTGCTGGAGACGCACGACTCGCACCCCACAGGCGCCGACGTGGCGCGCGTCGTGGCGGCGGTCGGCCACCACCACGTGGGCGCCCTGTGGGACGTGATGCACCCGTGGCGCGCGGGTGAGGCTCCGGAGACGACGTACGCCCTCCTCGCGCCGTACCTCGGCTACGTCCAGGTCAAGGACATCGCGTCCCGGGAGGACACCACGCCGGTCGCGCTGGGTGAGGGCGTCCTGCCGCTCGACACCTGCCTGTCCCTCGTGGGGCCCGGCGGTGGGTGGGTGTGCTGGGAGTACGAGAAGCGCTGGTACCCGGCAGCC is a window encoding:
- a CDS encoding GNAT family N-acetyltransferase produces the protein MLPDDWQLTEDVDDFLARAGDFLRSRPALHNTPLTDIEKLRTREADTQGAHTTVFGRLESKGEVRAVFYRTPRGRLGLTPLSAEQAGTLAAHLAGLGHFPSDVIADHDTATAFAETWQRHTGAAPVPFWRTHLYRLGTLTPPRPRPEGRGRVAGPEDHARVVRWCREFCVDVGENVTIDAIDAGSWSDTRFADKHFTFWETPDGTPVSLAGSTSMVGGMVRVDPVHTPARLRGRGYAGAVTVEVSRAALTAGATDVVLFADPANPTSNALYQRIGYVHVADFTGYRFSYD
- a CDS encoding NAD(P)/FAD-dependent oxidoreductase; translated protein: MKHRIVVLGAGYAGAYVAGTLARRLSPADTEVTVVNAEPDFVQRLRLHQLAAGQEIETRRLADVFAGTGIRLRLARVTAVDPERQVVAVADADGGGELGYDTLLYALGSRVADHGVPGVTEHAFDVTGRASALRLRERLDGLDRRGEVLVVGDGLTGIETATEIAESRPDLSVTLVARGELGAPLSAGARDHLRRACDRLGITVLEHATVEAVEATRVLCADGTALASDATVWAAGFAAGPIAAAGGLEVTEDGRIVVDRTMRSVSHPSVYAAGDSAYAIGDNGRPLPMSCASAGYTGRQATEAIVGRLTGREIANVKLDYAGNHISLGRRDGILQMVDGEAQAKPTYVGGRKAARIKSGILKISLWATSHPTFGMPKRKHRLAAADTAAEKRVAA
- a CDS encoding sugar phosphate isomerase/epimerase family protein translates to MRYAFSTLGVPGMAVPDVVRLAADCGYDGVELRAHPEEPVHPGLVAHERRAVVAEFARAGVEILTVAGYARVAEAGDDEPVYEELHQLLYLAADLGAPHVRVFPGGRPGEQADATAARRLGVAAEVAADLGVRILLETHDSHPTGADVARVVAAVGHHHVGALWDVMHPWRAGEAPETTYALLAPYLGYVQVKDIASREDTTPVALGEGVLPLDTCLSLVGPGGGWVCWEYEKRWYPAAPDLPPLLAAARARLTGR
- a CDS encoding sigma-70 family RNA polymerase sigma factor — encoded protein: MDSTATDRFDTGRFEASRNRLASLAYRLLGSATDAEDAVQDAFLHWQAADRQRIKVPEAWLTKVVTNLCLDRLRSAQARRERVAGAWLPEPLLDGDPMLGPAATFEQRESVSLAVLTLMERLSPVERAVYVLREAFSYGHAEIAEILDMTESASQQHLHRARRRVTATGRRGGEVDPASARRIVEEFLAAASSGRTERLVALLTDDAIAISDGAGLAEKLLRFDTPQRIAAIARAGFKPTPAKRRLAGGTPAVHYALVNGAPAILFVVDGQVVGAVTFDVTDGRIATVRGIAAPARLVRLTEAWRRHEPDAPLIAQW